The following nucleotide sequence is from Mucilaginibacter sp. cycad4.
GCGCGGTCGAGGCTATCATATCGCTGCTCGCCATGCGGGATCATCTCATACCACCTACTATAAATACCGAAATAATTGATCCGTTAATTCCTTCTTCCTTCGATATCGTTATCGGGGAAACCATTGATTTTCCTGTAACAACAGTAATGAGCAATGCATTTGGCTTTGGCGGACACAATGGTATTGTAATTTTCAGATCGCTTTAAATTTTCAATGCGATCACGCTGTTTTAAGGAAAAACTGGTTAAATTGAGCTTATTTTAACCAGTTAAATTAAGCTTCCGTACTAGCTTGAGCCTCGATTCAAGCCCTGTTTTTAAGACGTTAGCCTAAGCTTCTTTTCTTACTATTTATTGGTAACACGGCTTACGTGATGAATATTCGCAGGGCACCAATTTATTAACCTTTGATATTTGTCATCATTCATTTGATATTGATAATCTTACTGATCTGAATTGCCTGAAATTTGAATAATTAAATGTTACGTGTGAACACGTGATCCAGTTAATTCGATTCAATAGTTATATCAAAAGAAAAACACATGACTAATTTCAGCCAATTTGAATTCAGGAATCAGCCCTGGTTCGATCAGAACAATTTCGAAGGATGGAATAACGCTATCCCGATGAAAACCTTAGTAATCTATTGCTTTGATCCGCGGGCATCAGACGTTCCGGAGGCAGTTGCCGCTTACTTCGGGGACGAAGTTTATCCCGGTGAAAACATTCTTGACGAGGCCGGAAACCGGGTTGGCCATACCAGGACACTTTTTACAGAAACTAATGGCGGAGGAAGGGCGGTGTCCGCTTTACAATCTGTGGCAGTTATGGAGTACCTGTTCAATATTAAAAATGTTGTGGTTGTGCATCATTCGTTTTGTGGGTTGACTTCCCTTACTCCTGAATTATTCAATCAGGAATTCCATGATCATTACCACGTGGACGTTTCAAATTTATTTGATCCGAACAGCATAGCCATTATGGACTATGAAAAATCAATCAGATATGATATTGAAATGCTTCGTTCAAACATTGCTGTTCCAAAGCATGTGAATCTTTACGGCTTCTTTTACGAGATAAGTTCTCAGCAGTTGATTGAGGTTGTCCGGGACGTTCCTGGAGAAACGCAGGCTTAAAACAATATGGCTGATACTACTCATCTAAACGATAATATCGTTTGCTAGTACCTTAATTTGAAGTTTAACCTGACACTAAAAATTTACACTTATGTTCTCAGATATTAAAATTCCAGACAGTAGTATCATTCGCCAGGCCGAAGAATACGCAAGAGAAAAATGCGGTGAAATGCTTTACCACCACGTTATGCGTTGCTACTATTTCGGCCGGCTCTTCGCACAGCAGGAAAATGCAAAAATAGATAATGAGCTGATGTTTCTATCAGCCGTGTTGCACGACCTTGGATTTGCACATGCAGGAGGTGGCTCAAACAGATTTGAGATAGAAGGTGCTCATGCGGCCCGGAAGTTTCTTTTGGATCGCGGTGTATCGGATGATTTTACCTGGAAAGTTTGGCATAACATTGCACTACACACCACAGATATCAGTTTGTATAAAGACGATGCATCTCGCTGTTCACAATTTGGAATTCTCTATGATATCATAGCCCTGCCTCCAGAAATAAAACTTGATCCCAGGGATGTCGCAGAGATAGTACACCTCCACCCCAGGATGGATTTTAAAAAGGGTTTTTATGGATTGCTAAGTGACGAACTTGATCGAAAAAAGCCATATCCGAACAAAATGCACTTTTGTGCCTGTATCGACTATCATAAAACTGGGTTTGTTGAAATACCCGATCCTGCAATATTGCTTAATAGCGCTCCTTTCGACGAATAGCCTAGACCTAAACCTTCGTTATAATTACTGGTAATAATTCCTAAAAAACATTTGTTATCAAAAAGAAAGGCGCCAAACATACTGTTCGGTGCCTTTCTTCTAAGCAACAGACTAAGAATCTATGTTGATATAACAGTTTTTCTAACGGGAATTAGAATGCCATTTTCTTTTCGGTAAAGAACTCCGCAAGCGTGGTTGGTTTTGCGCCGGTAATACGCTCAAGGTCATCGCTTGTGCCACTGAACAATCCCTCCACACAATCCTGTGCAACGTGAGTTACGTGTTGAATAAAATGGGGATGTGCGCCTTTTTTGTCAGTTATACTGGTGAACTCTTCCATGCTAACTGGCTTATAAGTTATCTTCCTGTTTAGCACACTGGACAGAATTTCACTCATTTCATATACATTATATTCTTCCGGGCCGAAAAGTCTTATAGTTTTTCCCCTATAATCTTTCGGGTCTACCAATAATTTGGCTACGGCCAGACCAAGATCCGCAGAATCAATCGGGGCCCAACGACCATCTCCAAAAGGAAGTGTAATTAAGTTCTCCTGTTGAATTTCTTCCCTGATGTAAAGGAACCAGTCGTCGAAAAAGGTTGGTCTTAAATGAGTCACTGGTATACCGGTCATATCTAAAATGCGTTCGCCGACCCAATGATCCTGTGCTGCATTGCTCTTCGAATCCCGCCTTGCAGAAATCTGTGACATATTGACGATCGTTTTTACGCCTGCATCTTTAGCAGCTTGAGCAAAATAAGCAGTCGCCTGTAATAATCCAGGCACCAACACTGGGAAACAGAAATAGGCGCTGTCCACACCTTGCATAGCATTGGCGATATCATCAAAGTTCAGAAAATCCCCAACGATCACTTCTACTCCTTTTGATACGAGTTTCTTCGCACGCTCATCTGCTTTATGAACTAATGCTTTTACCGAAACCCCATTTTTTAATAATTCTTCTATAGCGGCACCCGCACTTTTACCGGCTGCACCTGTTACTAATACTTTTATTTGCGTTTTCATATCTTTATTATTTTTTAAATTTTTGATTATACATTATGATCTGTGCTGGTGATAACGGAATGCCAGTCTTGAATTTCCCGATTAAACTTTTCCATTTTTTGATTAAAATAAAGCAGCGTGTCATTTCCAAGCGGCAGATGAACAGGAGGTTGCTCTGCATCAACAAGGTTCATAATTGCTGCCGCAAGCTTTACCGGATCTCCTGGTTGCTTGTAATTAATCTGAGAAGCAAATGCCCGCATTTGACCCGAAGTTGACGAATAATCTTCAATCACTGCTTCAGCAGCTTTGAGCGACGATCCATCCAAAAAGTTAGTTCTGAAGAAACCGGGTTCTATAGCAGTTACATGAATTCCCAGCGGCTTTACTTCTGCAGCAAGTGCTTCCGTAATGCCTTCAACTGCGAATTTAGTAGCAGCATAAAGCCCCCAACCTGAGGGTGAGGTAAGCCCGACTACAGATGAAATGTTGATGATGTGACCAGAACGTTGTGAGCGAAAGTAGGGTAACGCCGCACGGGTTACGTTAAGTAAGCCAAATACGTTTGTATCAAAAGATTGACGAACTTCATTATCGCTTGCTTCCTCTATTGCTCCTAAAAGTCCAAAGCCTGCATTGTTAATTAATATATCGATGTGGCCGAAATGATCCACTGCTTGTCTGAGTGCCGACTTTGCCTGGTCTTCTTGTGTCACATCCAGCCTAACAACATGCAGATTCTCACTACTGATTTCCCTTATCAGCTTTTCAGGTTGACTTCGCACGGTGGCTACAACCTTATCGCCATTTGCTATGGCCGCTTTGGTGATCTCCAAACCGAATCCTCTTGAGGCTCCGGTTATGAACCATATTTTTGCTTTCATTTTCTTTTATAATTTGTTGATTCAAAGTTCTGGCAATAGCCACGACTTCACCTTAGCGCAATCAAAGGACTATTTATGAATTTCAACTATCTTTCAGTTGGTGAGCTTAAATAGTCCTTGTATCAGTCCATAATTGTATCCACCAAACAAGGAAACCTCGAACATCTATTAGATTTCTAACAAATCCTCTATTTATCATAGATTGGTCAAATTCTAAAAAACACACAGATTGGTGTGCTTTTTATTTGAAAAGTATACAGATCTGTGTACTTTTGAGGGTGTTCTAAAAACAATTTAAAACGAAAATAAAATGACAGATTTTAGCCAATTCGAATTCAGGAATCAACCCTGGTTCGATCAAGACAATTTTGAGGGATTTAACCAGGCCATCCCTATGAAAACACTGGTAATTTATTGCTTTGACCCTCGGGCATCAGATATTCCGGAAGCAGTCGCTGCTTATTTCGGAGATGAAGTATATCCAGGCGAAAACATCCTCGATGAAGCTGGTAACCGGATCGGCCATACGCGGACGTTGTTTACGGAAACTAATGGTGGCGGCCGCGCAATAAATGCTATTCAATCAGTTGCCGCTATGGAATACTTATTCAGCCTGAAGAATGTTGTTGTTGTTCATCACTCATTCTGTGGTCTAACTTCGTTTACGCCAGATCATTTTAATACAGAATTTCATGATCATTATCATGTCGACGTTTCAGAAATGTTTGACCCGGAAAGCCTTGTGATTTCTGACTATGAAAAGTCGATAAAATATGATATCGATCTGCTTCGCTCCAGCATTGCCATACCAAAGCATGTTAACCTTTATGGTTTCTTCTATGATCTGAGTTCTCAACAGCTGACTGAAGTTGTTCGGGATATTCCGGAAACAGACAAAGCATAACACTTTTTGGTCGGCAAAATTCTGACAGCATTTACAATTAAATTTCATTAATCAGGTATCCATTAAATGGTATCTACAATTAAAAGCTTATGTTTTCTGATATTATAGTTCCTGACAGTGCAATTGCACGGCAAGCCGAAGAATTTGCACGCTCGGTGTCTTCCGACATGTTATTTAACCATGTGATGAGATGCTATTACTTCGGCGAACTCCTTGCTCAGCAAGAAAACTCAAAGGTAGATAGAGAGCTCATGTTCCTATCATCAGTACTGCATGACCTCGGTTTTACCGATGCCGGAAGAGGGGAAAATAGATTTGAGATCGAAGGCGCTCATGCTGCCCGGAAATTTCTTTTGGATCATGGCGTCGCTGATGACCGGGCATGGAAAATTTGGGATAACATAGCCCTGCACACTACTGATATTAGCCTTTACAAGGATGAAGGAAGCCGAATTTTGCAATTCGGTATTCTTTACGATCTGGTTGCGCTGCCTCCTGAAATAAAAATCGATCCGAGAGATGTTGCTGAAGTAGTTCATCGCTATCCGCGTTTAGGTTTTAAGCAAAGCTTTTACGAATTATTTCATGATGAACTTGACAGAAAGCAACCTTATCCGCATAAGTTTCACTTTTGTTCATGTATTGAACATCATCGTTCAGGTACGTTGACGCAGATAATACCAGAGCCTCAGTCTCTCCTTAATGGTGCTCCCTTTAGCGAATAGCTTTGGTGGGATAAATCTGCGGTGTCTTCCAATGCTCCAGATCGCTAACTTAGTCGCCTGATAAACTCCGTGGAGAACAGCAGCGTAAAGAGGCTATGCCATAATCAACATTGGTGCTTTTAACTTCGATTGTAGGTCTATCACAGAAATGCCTTAATTGCATTAAACTAAAAGTGCTAAACATGATTACAGTGTGGCCTCTTTTTCTTTTTGCCCCGTCGGATTATTCAATAACATTGGGAAAAAGACAGGATTCTTTCGCTTCGATTTTGTCTACTAAATTTGACTACAATAAATTAGAATTATGTCAGGTTTTAAACAGTTTTCATTCAAAAAATTCGGATACCTTGATTTTCACCAGGATTACGCCGCTCAAATGCAGCGGGGTGACTATACCGAATTTATCCGCATACTGTTCGTCAAAGCAGGAGGCCATGCCGTTATTGATTTTAAAGAATACCAACTCAATCGCGACGCCCTTTTTTTTATAAACAAAGGACAGTATCATAAGCTTGATGATACATGCCAGGGTACGATGCTTTATTATAACCGGGATTTTTATTGCGTTGAAATTCACGATAAAGAAGTTGCCTGCGACGGCATACTTTTTCATAATGTCTACGACATTCCTGAAGTATTGATGGATGAAAAGAACTCGTCAACAATGCAAGCCACTTTTCGCGACATAAAGGCCGAAATTGATGCAAACGACAGTAGTATGGAAGAGATGCTAAGGATATTGCTTAAACAGATCATTATTCGTTCAACACGGATCTGGAAAAGCGAACATCATGTCAATTCGGAAGAAGCACGGCAGGAAGTTGAATTCTCTCGTTCATTTAGCCAAATGGTAGAATGGCATTATACCAAATTACATACCGTAGCAGACTACGCTGATATGCTTAGTATCACGCCCAAGGCATTAAATAAACGCATAAGCCGGTACAGTAATATATCTCCTAACGATATCATAAAAAATCGTATTATCCTGGAGGCCAAACGCCTTCTTGTACATACTGCCTTAAGCGTGAAAGAGATCGGCTATAAGCTGGGTTACGACGATCCCTCTTATTTTATTCGCTTATTCAGTAAACATGCAGCAACTTCGCCACAAAACTTCCGGTTGCAATATCAAACCAAAGATTCGGGTAGCATCAATCAGTTAAATTTTACCGGGACTTCAAATTGAAGTCAGTATAGTATATTATTTTATTTAAGTATGTCCTGGCGGGGGAAATTGTCCTGTTCACGACGAATTCGGTGCATTGAATGGCCTTGATATGCACAGTAATTTTGTCTTGTTCAATAAAGGATAATATATTAAAATTAAATAAAATGAAAACTTCAGCTATTGCCGGCAGAATTTCAGCTGTAATTCTAACCTTAACATTAGGCGGCGCAGCAGTTGCACAAACAACTCAACCTATTGACCCTGCCCAGGATCCACACATTGAAAGTAATGTGAAAGCATTTTTGAACGTGCTCAATTCAGGAACAGGTAAACCGATAGAACAGCTTTCTCCAAAAGATGCCCGCTTAGTACTGGTCGGCGCACAAGAATCAGTAAAATTTGACTACAGCGATATCAGTGTTACCGAAAAAATCATTACAGAAGATGGACAGCAAATAAAATTGGATATCGTTAAACCAGCCAATGCTAAAGGCGTTTTACCAGTATTCATGTTTTTCCACGGTGGTGGTTGGGTACTCGGAGATTTTCCAACACACAAACGTTTAGTTCACGACCTGGTGGTTAATTCAGGTGCTGCTGCTGTATTCGTAAATTACACCCCGTCACCGGAAGCTCACTACCCTGTGGCTATCAACCAGGCTTATAGTGCTACAAAATGGGTTGCTGCTCACGGTGCCGAAATAAATGTAGACGGAAAAAGACTAGCAGTAGTAGGCAATAGCGTAGGCGGTAACATGGCTGCTGTGGTTGCGTTGATGGCAAAAGATAAAAAGGGCCCTGAGCTAAAACTGCAGGTGTTGTTATGGCCGGTGACTGATGCTAACTTCGAGACTGGATCTTACAACCAGTTTGCTACCGGCAGGTTCCTTACAAAAAATATGATGAAATGGTTCTGGGATAACTATGCTCCAAACCTTGAGGATCGCAACCAGATCTATGCTTCACCTCTACAGGCAACAACTGATCAATTAAAAGGGTTGCCTACAGCAGTGATTGAAACTGCGGAAAATGACGTATTGCGTGACGAAGGCGAAGCTTATGGACGCAAGCTGGATGAAGCCGGTGTTAAGGTTAGCTCTATCCGCTACAATGGTATGATTCACGATTGGGGTTTGTTAAACCCATTGGCTAAAGTACCGGGCACTCAATCTG
It contains:
- a CDS encoding HD domain-containing protein; the protein is MFSDIKIPDSSIIRQAEEYAREKCGEMLYHHVMRCYYFGRLFAQQENAKIDNELMFLSAVLHDLGFAHAGGGSNRFEIEGAHAARKFLLDRGVSDDFTWKVWHNIALHTTDISLYKDDASRCSQFGILYDIIALPPEIKLDPRDVAEIVHLHPRMDFKKGFYGLLSDELDRKKPYPNKMHFCACIDYHKTGFVEIPDPAILLNSAPFDE
- a CDS encoding NmrA family NAD(P)-binding protein, which encodes MKTQIKVLVTGAAGKSAGAAIEELLKNGVSVKALVHKADERAKKLVSKGVEVIVGDFLNFDDIANAMQGVDSAYFCFPVLVPGLLQATAYFAQAAKDAGVKTIVNMSQISARRDSKSNAAQDHWVGERILDMTGIPVTHLRPTFFDDWFLYIREEIQQENLITLPFGDGRWAPIDSADLGLAVAKLLVDPKDYRGKTIRLFGPEEYNVYEMSEILSSVLNRKITYKPVSMEEFTSITDKKGAHPHFIQHVTHVAQDCVEGLFSGTSDDLERITGAKPTTLAEFFTEKKMAF
- a CDS encoding oxidoreductase, whose product is MKAKIWFITGASRGFGLEITKAAIANGDKVVATVRSQPEKLIREISSENLHVVRLDVTQEDQAKSALRQAVDHFGHIDILINNAGFGLLGAIEEASDNEVRQSFDTNVFGLLNVTRAALPYFRSQRSGHIINISSVVGLTSPSGWGLYAATKFAVEGITEALAAEVKPLGIHVTAIEPGFFRTNFLDGSSLKAAEAVIEDYSSTSGQMRAFASQINYKQPGDPVKLAAAIMNLVDAEQPPVHLPLGNDTLLYFNQKMEKFNREIQDWHSVITSTDHNV
- a CDS encoding HD domain-containing protein, producing the protein MFSDIIVPDSAIARQAEEFARSVSSDMLFNHVMRCYYFGELLAQQENSKVDRELMFLSSVLHDLGFTDAGRGENRFEIEGAHAARKFLLDHGVADDRAWKIWDNIALHTTDISLYKDEGSRILQFGILYDLVALPPEIKIDPRDVAEVVHRYPRLGFKQSFYELFHDELDRKQPYPHKFHFCSCIEHHRSGTLTQIIPEPQSLLNGAPFSE
- a CDS encoding helix-turn-helix transcriptional regulator, whose amino-acid sequence is MSGFKQFSFKKFGYLDFHQDYAAQMQRGDYTEFIRILFVKAGGHAVIDFKEYQLNRDALFFINKGQYHKLDDTCQGTMLYYNRDFYCVEIHDKEVACDGILFHNVYDIPEVLMDEKNSSTMQATFRDIKAEIDANDSSMEEMLRILLKQIIIRSTRIWKSEHHVNSEEARQEVEFSRSFSQMVEWHYTKLHTVADYADMLSITPKALNKRISRYSNISPNDIIKNRIILEAKRLLVHTALSVKEIGYKLGYDDPSYFIRLFSKHAATSPQNFRLQYQTKDSGSINQLNFTGTSN
- a CDS encoding alpha/beta hydrolase, translated to MKTSAIAGRISAVILTLTLGGAAVAQTTQPIDPAQDPHIESNVKAFLNVLNSGTGKPIEQLSPKDARLVLVGAQESVKFDYSDISVTEKIITEDGQQIKLDIVKPANAKGVLPVFMFFHGGGWVLGDFPTHKRLVHDLVVNSGAAAVFVNYTPSPEAHYPVAINQAYSATKWVAAHGAEINVDGKRLAVVGNSVGGNMAAVVALMAKDKKGPELKLQVLLWPVTDANFETGSYNQFATGRFLTKNMMKWFWDNYAPNLEDRNQIYASPLQATTDQLKGLPTAVIETAENDVLRDEGEAYGRKLDEAGVKVSSIRYNGMIHDWGLLNPLAKVPGTQSAMLHAAAEIKKALAK